The Anaerosporomusa subterranea nucleotide sequence CAGTTGTGGATGTATATCTGGCTGCCAAGTGTGATTACTTTATTGGCTGCAATTCGAATGTATCCACAATGATAGCACGCTTAAAATGCTGGGAGAAAAACACTATATTTATTTTTGGTCATTTGCCCTCTACACGATTATAGGAGAACAGGCAAAAATAGCCTTAGCCCTTATTAGTAGACGGCTGAGGCCTTACTGTTTATTTGACTATATATTACCCGTTTTGTATTGCTCGAATATAATGCAACATGTAGTAACAACCGAAACCGTAAGAGTGGTGAAAAAAGTGGATATTTATCAACTGGTCCAGTCCCATCTTTCAGTGATTGAACAGCTACAAGCACATAATTTGAAGGGTATTCAAGAATTTGCCCAAGTCTGCCAAAAAGCACTGCAAAGCGGCAATACGTTGTTTTTCATGGGAAATGGAGGTAGTGCTGCCGATAGTCAGCATTTGGCGTCTGAGTTCGTCGGCAGGTTTGTTAAAGAACGCCGAGGTCTGCCGGCGGTCGCTTTGAATACTGATACATCAATATTGACTGCTATCGGCAACGACTATGGCTTTGAGAACATCTTTTCCCGTCAGGTAGAGGCGTTGGTCAATTCCGGTGATGTGGTTGTGGGGTTATCTACATCAGGGAAAAGTCCGAATGTGGTGAAGGCTATCGAAACAGCCAAAGCAAAAGGTGCCGTAACAGTCGGTCTAACTGGAGACAATGGCGGAAGACTGCAGGGGTTGTGCGATATCTGTATTGTTGTTCCCACAGGTATAACCGCCCGGATACAAGAAGCCCATATTTTAATCGGACATATCGTTTGTGAATATATTGATCAAGAGGATTTACCAGAATGTTTAAAAACTGTGATACCGTAATAACGTTTTTAGAGCACAAGGCGAGAAGTATTCGTGTCTTGGTAGTGGGAGATGTCATGCTGGATCGGTACTATTCCGGCGATGTCCGGCGAATTTCTCCCGAAGCCCCGATTCCGGTGGTGTCGGTTAAGGGAGAGCGGGATATTTTGGGCGGAGCAGCCAATGTGGCGCTAAACCTCTTGCAGTTAGGATGCGGAGTGAAACTTGTTGGCGTAGTTGGGGGAGATGACAACCGGAAAAGGCTGTTGTCCATCATGAAAGATACAGGAATGGATGAAGCAGGGTTGATAATTGATGATCGACCTACCACCACGAAACTTCGAGTTATCAGCGGTCAGCAGCAAATGCTCCGGTTGGATTTTGAGACAACGAGAGCCATCAGTCGAAAAACGGAACAACGGATAAATACTTATATCGAAACAGAGCTAGAGCGGGGATTGGATGGCATAATCATATCTGACTATGCGAAAGGGGTATGCACTACTGCTGTCTGTAAATTTGCTATCGCGCAAGCGGCGGCAAGGCATATTCCGGTTCTTGTTGATCCGAAGGGGGCGAACTGGAAAAAGTATGCCGGGGCGCCATATATTAAACCAAACATAAAAGAATTGGAAGACGTGCTGTGTAAAAGGGTAGTAAATGAGAACAACGCAGTAGAGAGAGCGGGAGTTAGAGTAAAAAACCGATTCAATATTGATAGCCTAATATTGACTCGGTCTGAAAAAGGGTTGAGTCTTGTGACTGGTGACAAAACAATCCATGTTCCTGCCCTCTGCCAGGACGTCTTTGATGTCTCCGGAGCAGGAGATACTGTTATTGCCACCATGGGTGCTGCACTATTTGGCGGAATTGAAAAGATCGATGCAATTCTACTGGCTAACCTTGCCGCATCAATCGTTATCGGAAAGGTAGGAACATACGCTATTCATGCCCGAGAATTGTTAGAGGCAGTGTGTGCTAAACGGGGAACAAATTTGAACTGGCAGGAGGTGGCGCATCAATGATTATCGTTACTGGTGGTGCGGGCTTTATCGGCAGCAATTTAGTAAATGGTTTGAATGCAGAAGGACACACAGATATCCTTATCGTAGATGACCTGGGAGCAAACAACAAATTCAAGAACTTGGTTGGGCTGCGCTATTTTGATTATTGCCATAAGGATGAATTTGTTAGATCCCTGGAAGCAGGCGCTTATGACTCGATAAATATTCAAGCATTGTTTCATCAAGGTGCTTGTTCAGATACTATGGAATACGATGGTAACTTTATGATGGCAACAAACTATGAATACAGTAAGAAGTTATTACACTATTGCCTGAAGCGGCGCATCCCGTTTCTCTATGCTTCATCCGCTTCTACTTATGGCAGCGGCCAAAATGGCTTTCGGGAAGAGGAAGCCTGCGAATCTGCACTGAACACTTATGCCTTTTCTAAATTGTCGTTTGACCGGTATGTTCGTCAATTACTACCCCAAGTGAACAGCTTGGTTGTAGGCTTAAGGTATTTCAATGTGTTTGGCCCCCAAGAACAACATAAGGGAAGAATGACTTCGATCTTTTATCAACTATACAACCAGATGAAAGATAATGGATATATAAAACTGTTCAAAGGCGCCGATGGCTGTTGTGACGGTGAACAGAAAAGGGATTTCATTTATGTAAAAGATGTGGTTAAGATAAACCTTTGGTTTTATAACAATGGTGGGCAAAGCGGCATCTATAACTGTGGAACCAGTAAAGCGCACAGTTTTAATGAAGTAGCTCAGGCAGTGATCAATTATTTTTCCAAAGGATACATTCAGTACATAGAATTCCCCTCAATTTTAAAAGACAAATATCAAAATTTCACCGAGGCGGATGTTGCCCGACTATTAGCAGTTGGCTATGATGGTGGATTTCACTCTTTAGAAGACGCGATAACCGAGTACTACACTTGTATGGATAAGACAGGAGGTTACCTCCACCTAGCTATTTCTTAAGCCTTGCTTGTAAGGAGAGGTAGAATGCGAATTTTTCACGCCCTTCAACAGCTATTTACAGCAGATCATCAAACTTTCGCTGTTGGAGTGTATAGGCAGTTTTTAAATCGTCAATTGGATGGTGAAGATTTAACAGTATTAGTGAATGACTTGCTTGCCGGAGGGGCAAGAATTGACGTATTAAAAAATATCGTAATAAGTCCTGCATTTGAGCAACTACTGGCTGGGGTGCCTAGATTGAGTGTAATTGAATCACTGCAGGAAGTAATGTGTAAAAACGATTATGAATTTGTGAAACGGCTTTACACCGTCCTGTTTGGCATGGAACCCAAGCTGACGCAGATTCAACACGGTGTAGATTTGCTGCATGCGGGAGCGTCGAAGGCGGATGTATTACAAGACCTAATGCTAAGTGAGGAGATGATGATAAGGCTTTCCCAAGCACAGCTGGAGCAGGGCAATAAGCTTCGCTGCAGCATTGCAAATACACTAGTATATATTTTGGGGATAGATGAACATGATTTTATAACAGTGCTATATCGGGAACTGCTGGGCTGCAATCCAGAACAGCAGGAGTTCATCGTGTTCTCTAAAGCTTTACGTACTGGCATGTCAAGAACAGATTTATACAAAATGATAATTCAAGGCAACAGGTTTGCCGGACTTGCTCAAAGTGTGACATCTCAAAAATGCATGGGGATCTTGCGGGAGCTCATGGAGATTACGGATGAAGATGTCTTCGTCACTGAAATATATCGCGAATGTTTAGATAGAGATCCTGACCCGGCGGGACTGGCAACCTATGTGTATCGTTTAGAAACCGGCACACCAAGGCCTGAAATCATTCGATCCGTCTTAGTAAGCGATGAGGCGGCAAATTTATACTATTTAGCGAGAGATGAGAAACCCCGGCAGGTTCGGGTTGCAAACTTGTCGCAACTGTGGCCCAACGCACCGCTATCTAATTGCTTTAGAACGAGTGTGAAACAATTGCTCCGGCAGCGTAATTTCCCGGACTCAACCAGCCTCTTGGTCAAAACAGGCGGATTAGGTGACTGCGTGCAAATGACCGCAGTTGCCAAAGCCTTAAAAACTAAGGAGCCGAACCGGCCGATTATTGCTGTTGTTGGCGACAATAGTTCGCTATTTGACCAACATCCCTATATTGATGCGGCCATTGAATTACGGTACAGAAATGGACTTGAATTGATCGGCAGCGTGATAGGGCTTACAGAAAACGTATTTGATTTGTATTATGTTAGTTGTGCTTATGGAACATGGCAGAATTCTGACTTTTTTTGGAATACTATATGGTATTATCAGCATTTTCCCCAGTCCGGAACACGGCTTGATGAATTCAATATGCATGTTTGCGACCTGATGCTGTATTCTCTTGGCCTTGAACAATATGCCAACTGCAACGATGTGTATATTAACCCGGATGAGGTGCCGGAAAAAATCCCAGGCGACTATGTGATCGTTTGTGATAGCGCAGGCAGCGCTCAAGGGGCACTAAAACGATGGTCGGCAGAAGGATGGAGTCAATTGATCAATTGGCTGCATCTGCGGGGGATTATTCCTGTCCAACTTGGCCCGGCAACAGAAGAACTGCTGCATCCAAGGGTTATGGATTTGCGGGGAAAGACGACCCCGAGACAAGCAGCTGGTTATCTCAAATTGTCGAAAGGTTATATTGGCATTGAGGGCGGGCTGTTTCATCTTTCTAAGGCTGCGGGAGCGCCTGCTGTGGTAATATTCGCCTCAACTTCAGCAACTTGCTTTGCTTATCCGGATACGCGAGTGGTTACGAGAAGACAGTGCCGTCCGTGTTGGTGGACTGACACTTGGATTCAGGCGGAATGTTTGCGAGGTTGTAAATCTTGTTTAAACCTTCCCGATTGGGAAAGTGTTGCTGCCGAAGTATCAAAAATGTTGTCCTAGTAGTCCACCAAGTCTAAAGCCATAGGATGAATTGCGCGAGATTTTCGTCCAGCAAGGCGGAGGAGCCGCGCAGATCGGCAATCTGTAAGGTGACGACAACGCAGTTGGGCGGGAAATATCGCGCCAAGAACACTGTGGATTTGGGCTTGGCGGACTACTAGTATCCCCCATGCGTGGAAGGCCGTCGCCCCCCAAAAAAAAGCCACGCCTTCTTATGAAAGGCATGGCTTTTTGGGGGGATTAATTGGGTATAGTGGAGGCGAAATTGCAGGCTAGAATACCGAGTTAATCGCAGTCGCTGTCGCTGTTGCTATCGCTGCAGCAGTCGGTGCTAAAACCGCAGTCAAGCTCGCGCAGGATCTTATCCAGTTTTCTCTCCAGCTTGTCAATCTCACGTAACACTATGCAGATGAGAACCTTTTCTTTTGTTACATGGGTTAAGTGCTTGTGTCCACATTGTTTTTTGACACACTCAAGCTCTTTCTCAAGTTCGCACAGACATTTACAAATGTCGTCCTCATCACAGCAACATTCTTTATGCACTTTCTTACATTCTTTCTCTTTCATCACTTAAACCTCCTGAATTTTGTTTTAATTAATGTGGCTCTAATTCATAATATGTTTCGAAAGTATTTATGGTACTTCAAATTCGTTCAAAAGAGCATGGAATGTTATGTTTTTTTTCGGATGGGTTTCTCAAAATGAAAATAGTCGGAAAGCATTGCTACTGCTTTCCGACTATTAATGAACGTATGTTCAGGCATTGTTTCGTTCTAACTGATTCGCATGCCAGCGTTTCTAGTTGTTAGTATTTGAGTTGGCAGGATCGCCTTTATCTCTGCGTGAGCCCCACAGCATCTGCAGGCTCATCAAACCGAAAAATGCACTGAACAGCTTTTTCAGGATCGGACCGGGTGTTACATTGGCGATGTAGGCGCCAATTGCACCGCCAACTGCAATTCCAACGGCTAGATACATAGCAACCTGGTAATTTACCAGTCTTTTGCGATGCAAATTGATTACGCCGATAATTGCAATGGGAACGGTTGCGGCAATTGCTGCTGCCTGAGCGGAATGCTGGGCTAAACCCATGAAAGAAACGGCGGCTACAACTAGAATGCCGCTGCCGCCAATACCAAGCAGTCCGCTCAGCATGCCAGTTGAAAATCCGGTTGCTAAACCAATCAGAATAGTTTCCGTTGACATGCCTATCACTCCATTCCCATCTTTATAGCCATCAATAATGCGACAACTGCCCAAATTCGTTTCAAGACAATGGGCCGTATATGTGGCATTAGCGACGATCCGACAAACGAGCCTACAACCCCACCGACGGCGAACAGGACTGTGAGGGACGGGTCTAGCTGACCGAACGAGTGATAAATTGTAGTGCTGACAATAGCACCGGGAATAACCACCGCCAATGATGTGGCGCTGGCCATGTGCTGTGTCAAGCCAAGGATGTAAGTCATGCCAGGGACCATGACGATTGCGCCGCCGATACCAATTAAGCCACTGACTATGCCTGCGGCAAAGCCAATGATTAAGGTCTTAACTTTCCACACGATAATTCCCCCAAGACCCTGAATTGAGTTGCGAGCCATACAATAACATTGTAGAATAGATATGCTAGAAATTAGGTGTCGGAAACAGTAAGGAGTATGCCATGTTCGGGTTTGAACTTTTTAAACAAACGACATATCTTCATGTCTGCCGTCTGGTGGAAGAAGGTCGTTATGGAGAGGCTTTGCCGCTCTTACACAAGCTAATTACCGATGGTGAGACAGGCGAGGACATCGTTGTGACTGCTTTATCTTGCGCTCTTCATCTGGAGAACTGGGAGTTAGCAAGTGATTATGTTAAACAGATAGAAAAAAACGAATATGACGGACCAGACGCCTTGTTTTGGTTGGCGGATTATTACTTCGGCAGGGGCGATACCGTTGCCGGACAGAAAGCGTTAAATACGGTGCTGAAAACCTATTCGGAAGACACCTGCCTGCTTTGGGACATTGCGGATATGCTGACAGACTATGGGTTCGATGAAGAATATTGGGAAGTATTGCGAAAAATAACTGTGATCAAAACACGGGATGCCTATCAATTGCTTGATCAAGCAGATGCGTTTCTGACTCTGGAGAACCGGCATGACGCTGCTGCTAAGGCGTATGAAGCGGCGCGCCGTTTACCCAAAGATAATCGCTATGATCTTTTTTATGCTGCATCTGTGCTGGAACAGTGCGGCGAAACACGAAAAGCGCTGGAAACCTATCAAATCGGTAATGATAGTTTCACCGGGGATGCCGATTTTGTACTAGGGATTGTACGCTGCTTGATCTCCCAAGGCGACTTTGCTGCAGCTGAAGCTGAGCTAAGCTCGGCGCGAACCCAGAACCCAGATTTGCCGGGACTGGACGCAGCCGCTAGAGCGGTAGCAAAAGCGAAGCGCAAAATCGTCGATTTCCAGTCATACCGGAAGCGCAAAGATAATCAAGAAGAATAGTACGTTAGGCCGGAGCAGGAGCTCCGGCCTTTTTTCTTTAAGCTATTTATAATTATTCAGGCGTTTTGAAGGCCTGTTATGCAGGGACGAAACACTAGCGCCACGAGATGACACGAGTGCCACTACACGATAATCGAATGAATAATAACGATACTTTTTGCCACTAGTGTACCGATAGTGCCGCTCGTGTTCATCGTGTTTTCGTATCTTTTACAAATTCACCGCGTTTGCGCTACGGCCAGGTATCCAGCCTTCTTCAATCATGCGTAGCATGACCTGGGCTGCGTTGAGAGCATCATCGAGCGCTAAATGGCTGAGCCCCTTTTGAACGATTTGCCGTTCTTCAAGAGCGTGTTTTAACGAGTGACGGCGTTCTAATTCATAGAACGATTTGTATTCTTCCGCCAAGTCGATATAGTCATCCCAACAGAAGGGGCAGGGAAGTTTATAGCGTAAGCAGGCATTTTGAATGACGTCGCGGTCAGCATTGCCCCAAGCTGCAAAAAACGTAACACCAGGCTGATAATATTGGCCGATAGCGGTCAGCATGGCTTCGAACGATATACCGCCATCCACATCTTGCTGTTTGATCAGGGTGATATTTCTGCACTCTTCCGTCAGCTTTGGAAAGTACCGCGGCTTGACAAAGACTTGATATGGCTCGGTGAACTCATATCCTGGCGGATTTAATAGCACGGCACCGGCTTCAATGATTTCAGGGAAGAAGGCCCGGGGACGGCCATAGGCACCATTAAATGTAGTAAACTCGAAATCGGCGACTAAAATGTTACGTTGTCGCCAATCGATTGCTGCGACTGTCATACTGTTCTTCCTTTCTCAACGAGATAAAGTAGACTTAGCTTCAGGTGGGGGTTTAACCCCATCTGAAGGTTAGTTGCCCTTATCCAGGGACTTAGTCGCTCTTACTCCCGCCTGTAGAGGCGGGAGTCTTAGAGCGAGTTAGTCATCGGATAAATCGCTATTATCTTCTCCGCGTATATGGCTATTCCCTTTAAGTGGTAGCTGTTTCCGTGTGGTTGTTTAAAAATGCCTTAAAAATATATACTCTCTTTCTAAGCAGGAAGTATAAAAAAGATATGGAAATAGTTTCTATTATTAGAGGACACTATGAATAAGGAGAGGGTAGATATGCAATATCGTACACTCGGGAATTCGAATCTTGCGATCTCTGAACTTGGTTTCGGCGGCATCCCTATTTTGCGTTTGCCGACAGACGAGGCTATCAGAGTGCTTCGGCATGCATATGAACAAGGCATCACCTTTTATGACACGGCGAATGCGTATCAAGACAGCGAAGAAAAAATCGGCAAAGCATTTGCCGGTATGCGCGATAAAGTAGTTATTGCAACAAAAAGTATGAAACGGGATGCAACAGGTACTACAGAGCATATTAACAACAGTCTTACAATGATGCAAACAGACTATATTGATCTCTTTCAATTCCACCAAGTTGCGCAAGATAGTGCGTGGGAGCAGATAACTGGCCCCGGTGGCGCCCTGGAAGCCGTGCTGAAGGCGCAACAGGCGGGAAAAGTTCGTCACATCGGGGTGACTTCCCACAGTCTGCCAATGGCGATCAAGTTAATTCAGACCAAGTTATTTGTCACAGTGCAGTTTCCGTTTAACTTCATTGAAAACGCACCAAGCAGCGAACTGCATCCGCTGGCTGAACAACTCGGTCTGGGAATTATCGGCATGAAACCATTCGCTGGTGGCGTAATCGACGATGCTGCTCTGGCGTTTGCCTTTTTGCGGCAGTATCCGGCGGTTATTCCCATTCCAGGCTTTGACTCGGTGGAATCGGTCGATCAGATTGTCGGTTTTTATCAGAAACCTAACCATTTGACTGAGTCAGATCTCGCAAAGATGGAACTTTATAGACAGGAACTAGGCCGGCAATTCTGCAGACGCTGCGAGTACTGTCAGCCTTGTCCGCATGGTGTCATGATCACTCCTGCCATGGGTTATAAGGTGCTTGCTGGTAGAATGTCAGCAAAAACGGCGGTAAACTTCAATCGTCAGGCTATGGAAAGCATCGATAAATGCATCCAATGCGGAGTATGTTTGCCACGATGTCCATATAATCTGCCGATACCGGAGATTCTGCATAAATACTATGATCTCTACCAAGAGCACTGTAAAGAATTCGGCCAAGAATAATGTGATTATTTCCGGGAAATTGGCGAAAATAAAGAGTAGACTATAGTATCGGCAGAACGTATCGATATGGCAATAATAGTGCAAGCTGCTATGACCATCTGCTATTGACACTCAGAGGGTATTACTGTATGATATATACAAAATTTAATATTGTCTGGATAGAGGAGCGAAGACCATGAGTAGGTGTCAGGAGTCGCCAGCAAAGATTGGCGCTAAAAGGGGTCATCGCCGAAGCGATTAACCGCAGGCAAAGGTAAATTGCTGGGCTTATGCTAAACAGGTATAAGACTGTCACCTGACTGTAGGTGGAGTGCTATCTTGCAAGCGGGATTTGACAATGTCTGCCTAGCGGCTGCGAGAGTACTTGCTGCCGCTTTATTTTTTAGTTGTAAAGTATTGCATTGTTTCTGAAAAAACTCCGGGAGGAAAGTATAATGGCTGAAAAGAAATTGCCTTTTACAAAAGAACAACTAGAATCAATTATTCAAGAATATCCGACACCTTTGCATATTTATGATGAACAAGCAATTCGGGCAAACGCCAGGAGACTATTGGCTGCGTTTTCCTGGGCTCCGAAATTTAAGGAATATTTTGCTGTCAAGGCAACGCCAAATCCGCATATTCTTTCATTATTGCGCGAAGAGGGAATAGGCGCGGACTGCAGCTCATTGGCTGAACTGGTTTTAGCAGAAAAGAG carries:
- a CDS encoding SIS domain-containing protein, translated to MDIYQLVQSHLSVIEQLQAHNLKGIQEFAQVCQKALQSGNTLFFMGNGGSAADSQHLASEFVGRFVKERRGLPAVALNTDTSILTAIGNDYGFENIFSRQVEALVNSGDVVVGLSTSGKSPNVVKAIETAKAKGAVTVGLTGDNGGRLQGLCDICIVVPTGITARIQEAHILIGHIVCEYIDQEDLPECLKTVIP
- the rfaE1 gene encoding D-glycero-beta-D-manno-heptose-7-phosphate kinase, producing MFKNCDTVITFLEHKARSIRVLVVGDVMLDRYYSGDVRRISPEAPIPVVSVKGERDILGGAANVALNLLQLGCGVKLVGVVGGDDNRKRLLSIMKDTGMDEAGLIIDDRPTTTKLRVISGQQQMLRLDFETTRAISRKTEQRINTYIETELERGLDGIIISDYAKGVCTTAVCKFAIAQAAARHIPVLVDPKGANWKKYAGAPYIKPNIKELEDVLCKRVVNENNAVERAGVRVKNRFNIDSLILTRSEKGLSLVTGDKTIHVPALCQDVFDVSGAGDTVIATMGAALFGGIEKIDAILLANLAASIVIGKVGTYAIHARELLEAVCAKRGTNLNWQEVAHQ
- the rfaD gene encoding ADP-glyceromanno-heptose 6-epimerase → MIIVTGGAGFIGSNLVNGLNAEGHTDILIVDDLGANNKFKNLVGLRYFDYCHKDEFVRSLEAGAYDSINIQALFHQGACSDTMEYDGNFMMATNYEYSKKLLHYCLKRRIPFLYASSASTYGSGQNGFREEEACESALNTYAFSKLSFDRYVRQLLPQVNSLVVGLRYFNVFGPQEQHKGRMTSIFYQLYNQMKDNGYIKLFKGADGCCDGEQKRDFIYVKDVVKINLWFYNNGGQSGIYNCGTSKAHSFNEVAQAVINYFSKGYIQYIEFPSILKDKYQNFTEADVARLLAVGYDGGFHSLEDAITEYYTCMDKTGGYLHLAIS
- a CDS encoding DUF4214 domain-containing protein, whose product is MRIFHALQQLFTADHQTFAVGVYRQFLNRQLDGEDLTVLVNDLLAGGARIDVLKNIVISPAFEQLLAGVPRLSVIESLQEVMCKNDYEFVKRLYTVLFGMEPKLTQIQHGVDLLHAGASKADVLQDLMLSEEMMIRLSQAQLEQGNKLRCSIANTLVYILGIDEHDFITVLYRELLGCNPEQQEFIVFSKALRTGMSRTDLYKMIIQGNRFAGLAQSVTSQKCMGILRELMEITDEDVFVTEIYRECLDRDPDPAGLATYVYRLETGTPRPEIIRSVLVSDEAANLYYLARDEKPRQVRVANLSQLWPNAPLSNCFRTSVKQLLRQRNFPDSTSLLVKTGGLGDCVQMTAVAKALKTKEPNRPIIAVVGDNSSLFDQHPYIDAAIELRYRNGLELIGSVIGLTENVFDLYYVSCAYGTWQNSDFFWNTIWYYQHFPQSGTRLDEFNMHVCDLMLYSLGLEQYANCNDVYINPDEVPEKIPGDYVIVCDSAGSAQGALKRWSAEGWSQLINWLHLRGIIPVQLGPATEELLHPRVMDLRGKTTPRQAAGYLKLSKGYIGIEGGLFHLSKAAGAPAVVIFASTSATCFAYPDTRVVTRRQCRPCWWTDTWIQAECLRGCKSCLNLPDWESVAAEVSKMLS
- a CDS encoding sulfite exporter TauE/SafE family protein yields the protein MSTETILIGLATGFSTGMLSGLLGIGGSGILVVAAVSFMGLAQHSAQAAAIAATVPIAIIGVINLHRKRLVNYQVAMYLAVGIAVGGAIGAYIANVTPGPILKKLFSAFFGLMSLQMLWGSRRDKGDPANSNTNN
- a CDS encoding sulfite exporter TauE/SafE family protein; the protein is MWKVKTLIIGFAAGIVSGLIGIGGAIVMVPGMTYILGLTQHMASATSLAVVIPGAIVSTTIYHSFGQLDPSLTVLFAVGGVVGSFVGSSLMPHIRPIVLKRIWAVVALLMAIKMGME
- a CDS encoding tetratricopeptide repeat protein produces the protein MFGFELFKQTTYLHVCRLVEEGRYGEALPLLHKLITDGETGEDIVVTALSCALHLENWELASDYVKQIEKNEYDGPDALFWLADYYFGRGDTVAGQKALNTVLKTYSEDTCLLWDIADMLTDYGFDEEYWEVLRKITVIKTRDAYQLLDQADAFLTLENRHDAAAKAYEAARRLPKDNRYDLFYAASVLEQCGETRKALETYQIGNDSFTGDADFVLGIVRCLISQGDFAAAEAELSSARTQNPDLPGLDAAARAVAKAKRKIVDFQSYRKRKDNQEE
- the kapD gene encoding 3'-5' exonuclease KapD, whose amino-acid sequence is MTVAAIDWRQRNILVADFEFTTFNGAYGRPRAFFPEIIEAGAVLLNPPGYEFTEPYQVFVKPRYFPKLTEECRNITLIKQQDVDGGISFEAMLTAIGQYYQPGVTFFAAWGNADRDVIQNACLRYKLPCPFCWDDYIDLAEEYKSFYELERRHSLKHALEERQIVQKGLSHLALDDALNAAQVMLRMIEEGWIPGRSANAVNL
- a CDS encoding aldo/keto reductase produces the protein MQYRTLGNSNLAISELGFGGIPILRLPTDEAIRVLRHAYEQGITFYDTANAYQDSEEKIGKAFAGMRDKVVIATKSMKRDATGTTEHINNSLTMMQTDYIDLFQFHQVAQDSAWEQITGPGGALEAVLKAQQAGKVRHIGVTSHSLPMAIKLIQTKLFVTVQFPFNFIENAPSSELHPLAEQLGLGIIGMKPFAGGVIDDAALAFAFLRQYPAVIPIPGFDSVESVDQIVGFYQKPNHLTESDLAKMELYRQELGRQFCRRCEYCQPCPHGVMITPAMGYKVLAGRMSAKTAVNFNRQAMESIDKCIQCGVCLPRCPYNLPIPEILHKYYDLYQEHCKEFGQE